The proteins below come from a single Solea senegalensis isolate Sse05_10M linkage group LG2, IFAPA_SoseM_1, whole genome shotgun sequence genomic window:
- the LOC122765317 gene encoding uncharacterized protein LOC122765317, translating into MQNPADTDPVRQAVSHHGILLGQHTLALKEVMDSLRELTTRVMEIRDQVNQPSSSETRSPGFLPRIDMRVILDYVVNFCYNAILCSVNSPSLTQRSSRELLGFSHRAAAQAQAALWEKQSPVTASYAAFTTEMRKVFDHPVRGQEASKRLLSLCQGQAVSEPDDSLLSSGSSGISMGGLKSVLKDAVSPAFGATIIIIITVVMSGSAYLCFLKYVCADCCKPMQVAPTVDVEPNKVEEQV; encoded by the exons ATGCAGAACCCAGCAGACACTGACCCAGTCCGCCAGGCAGTCTCCCACCATGGCATATTGCTTGGACAGCACACCCTGGCACTGAAGGAGGTAATGGACAGCCTCAGAGAGCTCACCACCCGGGTGATGGAGATCCGGGATCAGGTGAATCAGCCCTCCAGTTCCGAGACAAG GAGCCCTGGGTTCCTCCCCCGGATCGATATGAGGGTGATTTTGGATTATGTCGTTAATTTCTGTTACAATGCAATCTTGTGTTCAGTCAACAGCCCCAGTCTTACTCAACGGAGCAGTCGAGAGTTGCTTGGCTTCTCCCACAGAGCAGCAGCCCAGGCCCAGGCTGCTCTGTGGGAGAAGCAGTCTCCAGTCACCGCTTCCTATGCTGCCTTTACCACCGAGATGAGGAAGGTTTTCGACCATCCAGTTCGTGGCCAGGAGGCCTCCAAGAGGTTACTCTCCTTGTGCCAAG GTCAAGCTGTCAGTGAGCCTGATGACAGCCTGCTGAGCAGTGGCTCTAGTGGTATCAGCATGGGAGGCCTCAAGTCTGTGCTCAAAGATGCCGTGTCTCCAGCCTTCGGCGCcaccattatcatcattatcacgGTTGTCATGTCTGGCAGTGCCTACCTCTGCTTCCTCAAGTACGTCTGTGCCGACTGCTGCAAGCCTATGCAGGTGGCTCCTACAGTGGACGTGGAGCCCAACAAGGTGGAGGAGCAAGTGTAG